From Chelatococcus sp. YT9, a single genomic window includes:
- a CDS encoding ABC transporter permease: MFGFILKRLLQAIPVLLITSLLIFVGMRLSPGDPATMLAGNDATAETIAAVRSRLGLDESYATQYVKWLGALLMGDLGRSMVSGLPVSRIMGERIAPTLELAFGGLLASLVLGGLLGTLAGLRPDSLFDRLISAVAALGLAAPMFWTGMLLVAVFGVSLKWLPPAGRVPFSQGVGGALASLAMPVATLAIANAPVIMRFLRDSIQETRRAEYVRAAHAKGLSRTVVARDYIVRNSLIPTVTASGILLGNLIGGAALVEIVFSWPGMGSLLVSAMGNRDYSVIQAVLLIAVFGFVFANLVVDLLYGLLNPRIRHAQH, translated from the coding sequence ATGTTCGGCTTCATCCTGAAACGGCTTCTTCAGGCCATTCCCGTCCTGCTCATCACGTCGTTGCTCATCTTCGTCGGCATGCGGCTGTCTCCCGGAGACCCCGCGACCATGCTGGCGGGCAACGATGCGACCGCCGAGACGATCGCGGCCGTCAGAAGCCGGCTTGGGCTCGATGAGAGCTATGCCACGCAATATGTGAAGTGGCTCGGGGCATTGCTCATGGGGGATCTCGGCCGATCCATGGTCAGCGGGCTGCCGGTGTCGCGCATCATGGGCGAGCGTATCGCGCCGACGCTCGAACTGGCGTTCGGCGGTCTCCTCGCGAGCCTCGTGCTGGGCGGCTTGCTTGGCACCCTTGCGGGCCTGCGTCCAGACTCTCTGTTTGACCGGCTGATCTCTGCGGTTGCGGCGCTCGGGCTGGCGGCGCCAATGTTCTGGACGGGCATGCTGCTCGTCGCCGTCTTCGGCGTGTCTTTGAAATGGCTTCCACCCGCCGGGCGTGTGCCCTTTTCCCAAGGGGTCGGCGGGGCGCTCGCGAGCCTCGCCATGCCTGTGGCGACACTCGCCATCGCCAACGCACCAGTGATCATGCGCTTTCTGCGCGACAGCATCCAGGAAACGCGGCGCGCCGAATATGTGCGCGCCGCCCATGCCAAGGGACTGTCCAGGACTGTGGTGGCCCGCGATTATATCGTGCGCAACTCACTCATCCCGACCGTGACAGCCTCCGGCATTCTTCTTGGAAACCTCATCGGCGGCGCGGCCCTGGTCGAGATCGTCTTCTCCTGGCCGGGCATGGGTTCCCTGCTCGTCTCCGCCATGGGCAACCGCGACTATTCGGTCATCCAGGCGGTTCTGCTGATCGCCGTGTTTGGCTTTGTCTTCGCCAATCTCGTCGTTGACCTCCTCTACGGGCTTCTTAACCCGAGAATTCGCCATGCCCAGCATTGA
- a CDS encoding ABC transporter ATP-binding protein translates to MTTMTAAAQARPVSAGASFEVEGLTVRFGGKTAVDNVSFRLAPGEALGIVGESGSGKSTTAMGAVGLLDPETAEVETRHVRLDGTDLGKLNGKQAGVLGRRIGVVFQNPMVALNPVLTIERQLTDHMRQHLRLNARAARARALRLLGEVGITDAERRLSFYPFQFSGGMLQRITIAMALACDPELLIADEPTTALDATVQAEVVDLILSIRRSRGLSLIWITHDLALLNLIADRVAVMYAGRLVEVGPADALLDHPSHPYAAGLLASVQSLWMGEGVEFRTIEGTPPANGPDMPGCAFAPRCPRAFARCATRPPMASVPGASAHDVACWLFNPEVPA, encoded by the coding sequence ATGACGACCATGACCGCAGCAGCACAGGCTCGCCCCGTCTCGGCAGGCGCCTCGTTCGAGGTCGAAGGTCTCACCGTCCGATTTGGCGGCAAGACCGCCGTTGATAACGTATCCTTCCGTCTCGCCCCCGGCGAGGCGCTCGGCATCGTCGGAGAATCCGGCAGCGGAAAGAGCACGACAGCCATGGGCGCCGTGGGGCTGCTCGATCCGGAAACGGCCGAGGTCGAGACGCGTCATGTGCGCCTCGACGGTACGGATCTCGGCAAGCTGAACGGAAAGCAAGCCGGTGTGCTCGGCAGGCGGATCGGCGTCGTCTTTCAGAACCCCATGGTCGCCCTCAACCCGGTCCTGACCATCGAGCGTCAGCTCACGGACCACATGCGCCAACATCTGCGTCTCAACGCGCGGGCAGCGCGTGCGCGGGCTCTGCGCCTCCTCGGCGAGGTTGGCATCACCGACGCAGAGCGGCGACTATCCTTCTATCCTTTCCAGTTCTCCGGCGGCATGCTGCAGCGGATCACCATCGCCATGGCGCTCGCCTGCGATCCCGAACTCCTGATCGCGGACGAGCCGACGACAGCCCTTGACGCGACAGTGCAGGCCGAGGTGGTCGACCTCATCCTCTCAATTCGGCGCTCACGCGGTCTCAGCCTCATCTGGATCACCCATGATCTCGCGCTCCTGAACCTTATCGCGGATCGGGTGGCCGTGATGTACGCAGGGCGACTCGTGGAGGTCGGTCCGGCGGATGCGCTCCTTGATCATCCCTCGCATCCCTATGCCGCCGGGCTTCTGGCCAGTGTGCAGAGCCTTTGGATGGGCGAAGGCGTGGAGTTCCGCACCATAGAGGGGACGCCCCCCGCGAATGGACCGGACATGCCGGGTTGCGCCTTCGCCCCGCGCTGCCCCCGCGCGTTCGCGCGCTGCGCGACCCGGCCGCCAATGGCATCTGTTCCCGGCGCATCCGCGCATGACGTCGCCTGCTGGTTGTTCAACCCCGAGGTACCGGCATGA
- a CDS encoding ABC transporter substrate-binding protein, whose amino-acid sequence MFNKPALKGAIALAAFACVAWPHMASAQNSAQVPAKGSANEAATELVLAQGADPLGFNPTRFSAPNTSYLHQLYDTLVEIGPDGQPRPSLAESWERSADGLSVTFKLRPAKFHSGRPLTAQDVVYSVRYHLDPANAANLLARLSAVKDVEALDDRTVKLTLSSLAPGLYDLLSALFILDEKAVVNMAQQDAGSGPFIMKSWTPGVSYTMERFADHWSNDRTKPDRITVRIVPDDAAGAALLQTRAVDVLYTAGPLALAQLKDAAGTKIERIKRAPRSHYLALNTSRAPLDNKLVRQAISHAINRDMIASVVYNDFAAPSCQPWAESHWAYAPAVDKLCGYDLEKAKALMKESGVGPFTMTVNTSTDSYAPGSVDTAQILKEDLAALGITLNIATYEPAKARELILGANFDMLLHNYIEGGNDPQFIIPSAIYGPTKGRTKFTSPAFEALVEKAGKTLDLNERKAIYADISKLIADEAFMLPFAHEFRPIPMIDAVKNFEMDGSGFSQLQQVDVTR is encoded by the coding sequence ATGTTCAACAAGCCGGCTCTCAAGGGAGCCATTGCGTTGGCGGCATTCGCCTGCGTGGCGTGGCCACACATGGCATCGGCCCAGAATTCGGCCCAAGTCCCGGCCAAGGGTTCGGCCAACGAGGCGGCGACGGAGTTGGTCCTGGCGCAGGGCGCGGACCCTTTGGGCTTCAATCCCACGCGCTTTTCCGCCCCCAACACATCCTATCTGCACCAGCTCTATGACACGCTTGTCGAAATCGGGCCTGATGGCCAGCCGCGTCCATCGCTCGCGGAAAGCTGGGAGCGTTCGGCGGACGGGCTGTCAGTCACCTTCAAGCTGCGTCCGGCGAAGTTCCATTCCGGCCGGCCCCTGACCGCCCAGGATGTGGTCTACAGCGTGCGTTATCACCTCGACCCCGCCAACGCCGCGAACCTCCTCGCGCGCCTCAGCGCGGTGAAGGATGTCGAGGCGCTCGATGACCGCACCGTCAAGCTCACCCTGTCGTCGCTGGCGCCGGGCCTTTACGATCTCCTGAGCGCGCTGTTCATCCTCGACGAAAAGGCTGTCGTGAACATGGCCCAGCAAGATGCCGGCAGTGGGCCGTTCATCATGAAGAGCTGGACCCCGGGGGTGTCCTACACCATGGAGCGCTTCGCCGACCACTGGAGCAACGATCGCACCAAGCCCGATCGCATCACCGTGCGTATCGTGCCGGACGACGCGGCCGGCGCCGCGCTGCTCCAGACGCGGGCCGTTGATGTCCTCTATACCGCCGGCCCCCTCGCGCTCGCCCAGTTGAAGGATGCCGCCGGCACCAAGATCGAGCGCATCAAGCGCGCGCCGCGCAGCCATTATCTCGCCCTCAACACGTCGCGCGCGCCGCTCGACAACAAGCTGGTGCGCCAAGCGATCTCCCATGCCATCAACCGCGATATGATCGCGTCGGTGGTCTACAACGATTTTGCCGCGCCGAGTTGCCAGCCCTGGGCCGAAAGCCACTGGGCCTATGCGCCGGCAGTCGACAAGCTCTGCGGCTATGATCTCGAGAAAGCCAAGGCCTTGATGAAAGAATCGGGCGTAGGGCCTTTCACCATGACGGTGAACACTTCCACTGATTCCTACGCGCCCGGCAGTGTCGATACGGCTCAGATCCTGAAAGAGGATCTGGCTGCACTCGGCATCACCCTGAACATCGCCACCTATGAACCTGCGAAGGCGCGTGAACTCATCCTCGGCGCCAATTTCGACATGCTGCTGCACAACTACATCGAAGGCGGCAACGATCCGCAGTTCATCATCCCGAGCGCGATCTACGGGCCGACCAAGGGGCGCACCAAGTTCACCAGCCCCGCCTTCGAGGCGCTGGTGGAGAAGGCAGGCAAAACGCTGGATCTGAACGAACGCAAGGCGATCTATGCCGATATTTCTAAGCTCATCGCCGATGAAGCCTTCATGCTGCCGTTCGCCCATGAGTTCCGGCCCATCCCGATGATCGACGCCGTCAAGAACTTCGAGATGGATGGCTCCGGCTTCTCGCAGTTGCAGCAGGTCGACGTCACGCGCTGA
- a CDS encoding ABC transporter permease: MPSIEQKSRGRRGFLIAVAFLIIVGALALLTPALPFAPYTKMSAARLMPPSFDAWFGTDQFGRDIFVRTLWGLQVSLVIAGAAVLTSLAIGVPLGLAAAYFGRWSDSVIMRGLDALLAFPSLLLAIGVAAIIGPGAVSATIALGIVGVPQMARIARGAALSEQQGLYVDAARVVGVGPLGIMMSHLLPNILAPVVVQATLYFAIAILTESGLSFIGLGVQVPRPSLGAMLSDSRAYTVSAPWYALAPGLTITAVVLALNIAADGLRTRLDPQR, translated from the coding sequence ATGCCCAGCATTGAGCAAAAGAGCCGGGGCAGGCGCGGTTTCCTGATCGCGGTCGCCTTTCTCATCATCGTCGGGGCCCTGGCGCTTCTGACACCCGCGCTGCCTTTCGCGCCCTACACCAAGATGTCGGCGGCGCGCCTCATGCCACCCTCGTTCGATGCCTGGTTCGGCACGGACCAGTTCGGTCGCGACATTTTCGTGCGAACCCTCTGGGGCTTGCAGGTCTCGCTGGTCATCGCGGGCGCGGCCGTCCTGACCTCGCTCGCGATCGGGGTTCCGCTCGGCCTCGCCGCCGCCTATTTCGGCCGCTGGAGCGACTCGGTCATCATGCGCGGACTTGATGCGCTGCTGGCGTTTCCCTCCCTGCTGCTCGCCATCGGCGTCGCGGCGATCATAGGTCCCGGCGCGGTCAGCGCGACGATCGCGCTCGGTATCGTCGGTGTGCCGCAGATGGCGCGGATTGCCCGTGGCGCGGCTCTCTCGGAACAGCAAGGACTTTATGTCGATGCGGCGCGGGTTGTTGGCGTCGGCCCCCTGGGGATCATGATGAGCCATCTTCTGCCCAACATCCTGGCCCCGGTCGTGGTGCAGGCGACGCTCTACTTCGCCATTGCCATTCTCACCGAATCCGGGCTGAGCTTCATCGGCCTCGGCGTACAAGTGCCGCGCCCATCCCTTGGCGCGATGCTGAGCGATTCCCGCGCCTATACTGTATCCGCCCCCTGGTACGCCTTGGCGCCGGGTCTCACGATCACCGCCGTCGTGCTCGCCTTGAATATCGCCGCGGATGGCCTGCGCACACGCCTGGATCCGCAGAGATGA
- a CDS encoding isocitrate lyase, with translation MKAEALSRYPSGVGPGGITVDDIVQLRLQNTFDTHLDIARAMATVVRRDMALYDEDTSQFTQSLGCWSGFHAQQMIKAVKRLRGTARGAYVYLSGWMVAGLRNRFGHLPDQSMHEKTAVADLIEEIYVSLRQADEVALNDLFRALKAARAAGDAEAETEVIAAIDGFETHVVPIIADIDAGFGNEHATYLLAKELIKAGACCLQIENQVSDAKQCGHQDGKVTVPREDFIEKLRACRLAFEELGVTDGIVVARTDSLGAGLTQKIPVSQRPGDLAAEYTKWLRTEPVTEEKPLREGEVALWQGGQLVRPERLANGLFQFREGSGRARVIEDCIAFINDGGADLLWIETDTPNVSEIASIVAEIRKAAPGAKLAYNNSPSFNWTLNIRKQVRSEWLAAGRISADTYPEGNALMKAELDDTELGREADARLAGFQADIAAEAGVFHNLITLPTFHLTAKSVDELAQGYFGADRMKAYVNTVQREEIRRGISAVKHQHEVGSDLGDSFKEMVAGERALKAGGHANTMNQFAAA, from the coding sequence CTGAAGGCGGAGGCTCTCTCCCGCTATCCCTCAGGCGTGGGCCCCGGCGGGATCACGGTGGATGACATCGTGCAGCTTCGCTTGCAGAACACCTTCGACACCCATCTCGACATCGCCCGCGCCATGGCCACGGTCGTCCGCCGCGATATGGCGCTGTATGACGAGGATACTTCCCAGTTCACCCAGTCACTCGGTTGCTGGTCCGGGTTTCATGCACAGCAGATGATCAAGGCGGTCAAGCGGCTGCGCGGCACCGCACGTGGCGCCTATGTCTATCTGTCGGGGTGGATGGTCGCGGGTTTGCGCAATCGCTTTGGCCATCTGCCCGATCAGTCGATGCATGAAAAGACGGCGGTCGCCGACCTGATCGAGGAAATCTATGTCTCCTTGCGGCAGGCCGATGAAGTGGCATTGAACGATCTATTCCGCGCACTCAAGGCGGCGCGCGCCGCCGGCGATGCCGAGGCGGAGACAGAGGTAATCGCAGCGATCGACGGCTTCGAGACCCATGTGGTGCCGATCATCGCCGATATCGACGCGGGCTTTGGCAACGAGCACGCAACCTATCTGCTCGCGAAGGAGCTCATCAAGGCCGGGGCCTGTTGTCTGCAGATCGAGAACCAAGTCTCCGACGCGAAGCAATGCGGTCATCAGGACGGGAAGGTCACCGTCCCCCGAGAGGATTTCATCGAGAAGCTTCGGGCTTGCCGCCTCGCCTTCGAGGAACTCGGCGTCACCGATGGCATCGTCGTAGCCCGTACGGATAGCCTCGGAGCAGGGCTGACCCAGAAGATTCCTGTCAGCCAACGGCCCGGCGATCTGGCTGCCGAATATACGAAATGGCTCAGGACGGAGCCGGTGACCGAGGAAAAGCCCCTGCGCGAGGGCGAGGTGGCGCTGTGGCAGGGAGGCCAGCTGGTGCGGCCCGAGCGGCTTGCCAACGGCCTCTTCCAGTTCCGCGAAGGTTCGGGACGGGCGCGTGTCATCGAGGACTGCATTGCCTTCATCAATGACGGCGGCGCGGATCTTCTTTGGATCGAGACCGACACACCGAATGTCTCCGAAATCGCGTCGATCGTGGCCGAGATCCGCAAAGCGGCGCCGGGGGCAAAGCTCGCCTACAACAACTCGCCGTCGTTCAACTGGACCTTGAACATCCGCAAGCAGGTGCGGTCGGAGTGGCTGGCCGCGGGGCGGATCAGCGCCGATACCTATCCGGAGGGGAACGCCCTGATGAAGGCCGAGCTGGACGACACCGAACTTGGTCGTGAGGCTGATGCCCGGCTCGCCGGTTTCCAGGCCGACATCGCAGCTGAAGCCGGGGTGTTCCACAATCTGATCACCCTGCCGACATTCCACCTCACCGCCAAGAGCGTCGACGAACTCGCCCAGGGTTACTTCGGCGCGGACCGAATGAAGGCTTACGTCAACACGGTGCAGCGTGAGGAAATCCGGCGCGGCATCTCGGCCGTGAAGCATCAGCACGAAGTGGGTTCTGATCTCGGCGACAGCTTCAAGGAAATGGTCGCGGGCGAGCGCGCCCTGAAGGCGGGCGGCCACGCCAACACCATGAACCAGTTCGCGGCGGCCTGA